In a genomic window of Candidatus Eisenbacteria bacterium:
- the ffh gene encoding signal recognition particle protein — translation MFEDLTERLNGVFRKLLGRGRLSEQDVKESLREIRRVLLEADVNLNVARDFLKAVEERAVGVDLVQSVTPGQQIVKIVHDELVKLLGGASPATGMQFPSNRAAVVLLAGLQGSGKTTTAAKLARYWKGREKRVLLAALDLRRPAAIDQLEVLGKQIAAPVHLDRETQDPVAVAKAARARADREGFDLLIADTAGRLHIDDELMDEVARVQKTLEPHESYLVLDGMTGQDAVSIAETFTKRLRITGFILTKMDGDARGGAALSLRSVAGVPIRYLGTGEKVEGLEPFHADRLASRILGMGDVLTLVERAQERIDLAKAEKLEKKLRKERLTLEDFLGQIQEMKKLGPVEEIVKMIPGVRLPAGAQVGDQELKRTEAIIRSMTMEEREKPAIINGSRRKRIAKGSGTTVQDVNRLLKQFEQMQTMLKRLGGGWRGKLPLGLR, via the coding sequence ATGTTCGAAGACCTGACCGAACGCCTCAATGGCGTCTTTCGAAAGCTCTTAGGCCGCGGCCGACTGAGCGAGCAGGACGTGAAGGAGTCCCTCCGGGAGATCCGGCGGGTCCTCCTCGAGGCCGACGTCAACCTGAACGTGGCCCGCGACTTCCTGAAGGCGGTCGAGGAGCGCGCGGTCGGCGTCGATCTGGTCCAGAGCGTCACGCCCGGGCAGCAGATCGTGAAGATCGTCCACGACGAGCTGGTGAAGCTCCTCGGGGGCGCTTCTCCTGCGACGGGGATGCAGTTTCCGTCGAACCGGGCGGCGGTCGTCCTGCTCGCGGGCCTCCAGGGCTCGGGCAAGACGACCACCGCGGCGAAGCTCGCGCGTTACTGGAAGGGACGCGAGAAGCGGGTCCTCCTGGCGGCGCTCGATCTCCGGCGTCCGGCGGCGATCGACCAGCTCGAAGTGCTCGGGAAGCAGATCGCCGCTCCGGTGCACCTGGATCGCGAGACCCAGGATCCGGTCGCGGTGGCGAAGGCGGCGCGCGCGCGTGCCGATCGGGAGGGCTTCGACCTCCTGATCGCGGACACCGCGGGGCGCCTCCACATCGACGACGAGCTGATGGACGAGGTGGCGCGGGTCCAGAAGACGCTGGAGCCGCACGAGAGCTACCTCGTGCTGGACGGCATGACCGGCCAGGACGCGGTCTCGATCGCGGAGACGTTCACGAAGCGGCTCCGGATCACGGGCTTCATCCTGACCAAGATGGACGGGGACGCGCGCGGAGGCGCGGCGCTCTCGCTGCGGTCCGTGGCGGGGGTCCCGATCCGGTATCTCGGAACGGGCGAGAAGGTGGAAGGGCTCGAGCCCTTCCACGCGGACCGGCTCGCGTCGCGCATCCTCGGAATGGGGGACGTGCTCACGCTGGTCGAGCGCGCGCAGGAGCGGATCGACCTCGCGAAGGCCGAGAAGCTCGAGAAGAAGCTCCGGAAGGAGCGGCTCACGCTCGAGGACTTCCTGGGGCAGATCCAGGAGATGAAGAAGCTCGGTCCGGTCGAGGAGATCGTGAAGATGATCCCGGGCGTGCGGCTCCCCGCGGGGGCGCAGGTCGGGGATCAGGAGCTGAAACGCACCGAGGCGATCATCCGCTCCATGACGATGGAGGAGCGGGAGAAGCCCGCGATCATCAACGGGAGCCGACGGAAGCGGATCGCGAAGGGGAGCGGCACCACGGTGCAGGACGTGAACCGGCTCTTGAAGCAGTTCGAGCAGATGCAGACGAT